TTCCAGTCGCCTGGCCGGACACCTGCTTGCCGCCCGCCTGCCGCCGGGGGCCACCGTGGCCATCGGCACCGCCCACCCGGCCGAGGTCGTGACCGCGCTGCTCGCCGTGCTCAAGGCGGGCGGGGCGTACACCCTCCTCGACCCGAACGATCCCGGCGTGTCGCGGCGAAATCTGGCCGGGACCGCGCCGTTCGCCCTGCTCACGCACCACGATCAGCTGCACTGGTTCGACGAGGGAACCGGCCTGCGCGTCATCTGCCTCGACACCGAGGCCCCGCGGATCGCCGGTCAGCCCGCCGAGATGGCCCGGACGCCCGACCCCGCCCCCGGCGACACGGCCGCGGTCGTCTTCACCGGAGGCGAGGAGCCGCGCGCGGTGCGGATCGGCCACGCCCGGCTGCTCGCCGCCCACGACGGCTGGGCCGAGGTCGCCGGGCTCACCCCTCACGACCGGCACCTGATCACTGCCCGGCCCGACCTCGTCGGCTTCGCCACCGGCTGGACCCGGGCCCTGTGCACCGGCGGCGCCCTGGTCCTGCCGCCACGCCCCTATTGGACCCATGAGGAACTGCGCCGCCTGATCCGCACCGAACGGGTCTCCGTCGTCCATACCGACCCCTGGTCCGCATCCCGGCTGTTCGCCGCCGGGGGCGTGCCCGACAGCCGCAGTGAACCCGATCGCGACACGTGGTCCGTACGGCTGGTGACGGTCACCGGAGAGCGGCTCCACCTCGACGAACAGGCCGCACTGCACGCCCGGTTGCGGCCGGGCGCCCGCCTGCTCAATGTCTACGGGCTCACCGAGACGGCCGGCGCCGGGGCCTGGTTCGAACTGTCCCAACTGCCGCGCCCCGTGGACGCGCCCGAGGGCGTCAGCCTGATCGGCGTCCTCTTCCCGGGCCACCGGGTGGAGCTCGCCGGGGGCGAGGTCCGGCTCATCCCGCCGGGCGGCGGGGAGGCCATCGCCACGGGGGACCTCGCCCGCGAACGGGAGGACGGGCTGCTGGAGTTCGCGGGCCGCCGACGGCACTGGATCGCGGTCGGCGGCGGGAGCGTCGAC
This is a stretch of genomic DNA from Streptomyces sp. NBC_00536. It encodes these proteins:
- a CDS encoding AMP-binding protein; translation: MNREPADSVLHRFRRWASATPEAPAVLGGETVVNYRQLDESSSRLAGHLLAARLPPGATVAIGTAHPAEVVTALLAVLKAGGAYTLLDPNDPGVSRRNLAGTAPFALLTHHDQLHWFDEGTGLRVICLDTEAPRIAGQPAEMARTPDPAPGDTAAVVFTGGEEPRAVRIGHARLLAAHDGWAEVAGLTPHDRHLITARPDLVGFATGWTRALCTGGALVLPPRPYWTHEELRRLIRTERVSVVHTDPWSASRLFAAGGVPDSRSEPDRDTWSVRLVTVTGERLHLDEQAALHARLRPGARLLNVYGLTETAGAGAWFELSQLPRPVDAPEGVSLIGVLFPGHRVELAGGEVRLIPPGGGEAIATGDLAREREDGLLEFAGRRRHWIAVGGGSVDAYRIESVIRGHPQVGGVVVRGVPDAASKIRLVAYVAPPAARSPSAESADDPLAVAQLPDAAALRRFLAAKLPEEQIPGTVVRLGGLPRDRAGREDRDGLPLPVTPVPARGARGTGKYGAARGTGKYGASGGEALGSCGGGCGTLLLALVALSLTAVFWPGSTDLSAVPGGYAALFSVLYVFEWLSFGLGAVFLLTGRPPMLRQGRGRALTTAAHLAIVYLLVSWWPQDNFYRLAAKQDWPRQAALVYAFNIPLMIAAGIVAYYATRKPSDIPEAP